In Canis lupus dingo isolate Sandy chromosome 33, ASM325472v2, whole genome shotgun sequence, a single genomic region encodes these proteins:
- the LOC112641007 gene encoding casein kinase II subunit alpha'-interacting protein isoform X1 produces MVPLAYYDQHFVSLEHSYQLATTNSLTYQYTSEKLNQPDIQPVARAQAHSNQLAAPQVNSKQMVQSCSILPSAKSQDTISQGFYNRALKAPVSQSKHQATPSLDLHQRTSLWPNQRALSSPVIHHKLQTTSSLDLNKTSSSMESSQMNLKSPLPLPKPQTTPSPNFCWTSPSQKSNPKVSGSSSFPTKYQETRSLDILWTSSSLGSNRRILSSTLSQPKSQKASSLDSLWTSLLERNQRSLSSPSLNSTSQINDLLQSSRSLESNQMDLNSLLSDSRTQTAPALNSSSCVLSLPLSHSKPRKSPVAHSVHQTQSLPLFSSKSQTVSLNHDFRTLSSPVCPSKFQNTSSPNDKQRTIDVSPPHSKPNISSQTFSSSKHFIRNIAASKLGSRFQSKNNFDLCAKTEPNKEIPWSLDYIYPCIVKGGTIPDDIVNKIVNSVSKTRIQRDLCRQILFRRMRGRPNPHPGPRLSSNYMVCLACASCIKSQCSHLTGRKDPRSATLFVIPTPELGSEGEVEVKLVFLLSLPETSLSSCLPSPVKENQPVAAPEDNLEGTEEMQVSPPSESDITQELNMENKWLTAAPENKAVSQQPQAIDWLLYVKKSSNIQPQSLPPSSSSSTSSSSSSSSSSSSSSSSSTVPSLPPPAKESTTSSLSGCVFTKVLGYHRLPPGVSWLEFICSKSHQPLPGNPQPSQSRPPKTRPMRNSTTVKGPKGPKILFKFFQTKFQNEKY; encoded by the coding sequence ATGGTGCCATTAGCATACTATGATCAACACTTTGTGTCATTAGAACACTCTTACCAACTGGCCACAACCAATTCATTAACATATCAATACACAAGTGAAAAACTAAATCAACCTGATATCCAGCCTGTGGCCAGAGCACAGGCCCATAGTAATCAACTTGCAGCACCTCAAGTGAACTCTAAGCAGATGGTGCAGAGCTGCTCAATATTGCCCTCAGCCAAGTCGCAGGACACAATTTCACAGGGCTTTTATAACAGGGCTCTGAAAGCACCAGTATCACAATCCAAACATCAGGCCACACCTTCACTAGACCTCCATCAGAGAACTTCATTGTGGCCTAATCAGAGAGCCCTGAGCTCACCTGTGATACACCATAAACTTCAGACAACATCTTCGCTTGATCTGAATAAGACATCTTCATCAATGGAGTCCAGTCAGATGAACTTGAAGTCACCATTACCTCTCCCTAAACCTCAGACTACACCTTCACCAAACTTTTGCTGGACATCACCTTCACAGAAGTCTAACCCAAAAGTCTCAGGTTCATCATCATTCCCCACCAAATATCAAGAAACACGTTCCCTAGACATTCTCTGGACTTCATCCTCTTTGGGATCTAATCGAAGAATACTTAGCTCAACATTATCACAACCCAAGTCTCAGAAAGCATCTTCATTGGATAGCCTTTGGACATCTTTATTAGAGCGCAATCAAAGGTCTTTGAGCTCACCATCACTCAACTCTACATCTCAAATAAATGACTTGCTTCAGTCATCACGTTCATTGGAATCCAATCAAATGGATCTGAACTCACTGTTATCTGACTCAAGAACTCAGACAGCACCTGCATTGAATTCTAGTTCCTGTGTTCTGAGTTTGCCATTGTCCCACTCAAAACCAAGGAAGTCACCTGTAGCACATTCAGTCCACCAGACTCAGAGTTTGCCCTTGTTCTCATCCAAATCTCAGACAGTGTCACTTAACCATGACTTCAGGACCTTGAGCTCACCGGTTTGTCCCTCCAAGTTTCAGAACACCTCCTCACCAAATGACAAACAGAGAACCATAGATGTATCTCCACCCCATTCTAAACCAAATATCTCAAGTCAGACATTCTCAAGCTCCAAACACTTTATCAGAAATATAGCTGCTTCAAAACTGGGCTCCAGATTCCAGAGTAAAAACAACTTTGATCTTTGCGCAAAGACAGAACCAAATAAAGAAATTCCATGGAGTTTAGATTATATTTATCCCTGCATTGTGAAAGGTGGCACCATCCCTGAtgatattgtaaataaaattgtcaatTCTGTCTCCAAGACCAGAATCCAGAGGGACCTCTGTAGGCAGATTCTCTTTCGAAGGATGAGGGGAAGGCCAAATCCTCATCCTGGTCCCCGCCTTTCATCAAATTATATGGTTTGTTTAGCTTGTGCTTCCTGCATAAAATCTCAGTGTAGCCACCTTACAGGAAGGAAGGACCCTCGCAGTGCAACACTGTTTGTCATACCAACGCCTGAACTTGGTTCTGAGGGAGAAGTGGAAGTGAAgttagtttttctcctttccctgccaGAGACTTCTCTCTCATCTTGTCTCCCATCCCCTGTGAAAGAAAATCAGCCTGTTGCAGCCCCTGAAGACAACCTTGAAGGGACGGAGGAGATGCAGGTTTCCCCTCCATCTGAATCTGACATCACGCAGGAgctaaatatggagaacaaatgGCTAACAGCAGCCCCTGAAAACAAAGCTGTAAGCCAACAACCCCAGGCTATCGACTGGCTGCTTTATGTCAAGAAAAGTAGTAATATTCAGCCACAGTCCTTGcctccatcctcttcctcctccacatcctcctcctcttcctcctcttcatcatcttcttcctcttcttcctcttccactgtACCCTCCTTACCCCCTCCCGCCAAAGAGTCTACCACATCTTCTCTCTCAGGTTGTGTGTTCACTAAGGTGCTTGGTTACCACCGGTTGCCTCCAGGGGTCTCCTGGCTTGAGTTTATATGTAGTAAAAGTCACCAGCCACTTCCTGGGAATCCACAACCAAGTCAATCACGACCTCCCAAAACGAGGCCTATGAGGAATAGCACCACAGTAAAAGGGCCAAAGGGGCCAAAGATACTGTTCAAATTTTTCCAGACGAagtttcaaaatgagaaatattga
- the LOC112641007 gene encoding casein kinase II subunit alpha'-interacting protein isoform X4 — protein MVPLAYYDQHFVSLEHSYQLATTNSLTYQYTSEKLNQPDIQPVARAQAHSNQLAAPQVNSKQMVQSCSILPSAKSQDTISQGFYNRALKAPVSQSKHQATPSLDLHQRTSLWPNQRALSSPVIHHKLQTTSSLDLNKTSSSMESSQMNLKSPLPLPKPQTTPSPNFCWTSPSQKSNPKVSGSSSFPTKYQETRSLDILWTSSSLGSNRRILSSTLSQPKSQKASSLDSLWTSLLERNQRSLSSPSLNSTSQINDLLQSSRSLESNQMDLNSLLSDSRTQTAPALNSSSCVLSLPLSHSKPRKSPVAHSVHQTQSLPLFSSKSQTVSLNHDFRTLSSPVCPSKFQNTSSPNDKQRTIDVSPPHSKPNISSQTFSSSKHFIRNIAASKLGSRFQSKNNFDLCAKTEPNKEIPWSLDYIYPCIVKGGTIPDDIVNKIVNSVSKTRIQRDLCRQILFRRMRGRPNPHPGPRLSSNYMVCLACASCIKSQCSHLTGRKDPRSATLFVIPTPELGSEGEVEVKLVFLLSLPETSLSSCLPSPVKENQPVAAPEDNLEGTEEMQVSPPSESDITQELNMENKWLTAAPENKAKDNQPAAVVVSEKIKD, from the exons ATGGTGCCATTAGCATACTATGATCAACACTTTGTGTCATTAGAACACTCTTACCAACTGGCCACAACCAATTCATTAACATATCAATACACAAGTGAAAAACTAAATCAACCTGATATCCAGCCTGTGGCCAGAGCACAGGCCCATAGTAATCAACTTGCAGCACCTCAAGTGAACTCTAAGCAGATGGTGCAGAGCTGCTCAATATTGCCCTCAGCCAAGTCGCAGGACACAATTTCACAGGGCTTTTATAACAGGGCTCTGAAAGCACCAGTATCACAATCCAAACATCAGGCCACACCTTCACTAGACCTCCATCAGAGAACTTCATTGTGGCCTAATCAGAGAGCCCTGAGCTCACCTGTGATACACCATAAACTTCAGACAACATCTTCGCTTGATCTGAATAAGACATCTTCATCAATGGAGTCCAGTCAGATGAACTTGAAGTCACCATTACCTCTCCCTAAACCTCAGACTACACCTTCACCAAACTTTTGCTGGACATCACCTTCACAGAAGTCTAACCCAAAAGTCTCAGGTTCATCATCATTCCCCACCAAATATCAAGAAACACGTTCCCTAGACATTCTCTGGACTTCATCCTCTTTGGGATCTAATCGAAGAATACTTAGCTCAACATTATCACAACCCAAGTCTCAGAAAGCATCTTCATTGGATAGCCTTTGGACATCTTTATTAGAGCGCAATCAAAGGTCTTTGAGCTCACCATCACTCAACTCTACATCTCAAATAAATGACTTGCTTCAGTCATCACGTTCATTGGAATCCAATCAAATGGATCTGAACTCACTGTTATCTGACTCAAGAACTCAGACAGCACCTGCATTGAATTCTAGTTCCTGTGTTCTGAGTTTGCCATTGTCCCACTCAAAACCAAGGAAGTCACCTGTAGCACATTCAGTCCACCAGACTCAGAGTTTGCCCTTGTTCTCATCCAAATCTCAGACAGTGTCACTTAACCATGACTTCAGGACCTTGAGCTCACCGGTTTGTCCCTCCAAGTTTCAGAACACCTCCTCACCAAATGACAAACAGAGAACCATAGATGTATCTCCACCCCATTCTAAACCAAATATCTCAAGTCAGACATTCTCAAGCTCCAAACACTTTATCAGAAATATAGCTGCTTCAAAACTGGGCTCCAGATTCCAGAGTAAAAACAACTTTGATCTTTGCGCAAAGACAGAACCAAATAAAGAAATTCCATGGAGTTTAGATTATATTTATCCCTGCATTGTGAAAGGTGGCACCATCCCTGAtgatattgtaaataaaattgtcaatTCTGTCTCCAAGACCAGAATCCAGAGGGACCTCTGTAGGCAGATTCTCTTTCGAAGGATGAGGGGAAGGCCAAATCCTCATCCTGGTCCCCGCCTTTCATCAAATTATATGGTTTGTTTAGCTTGTGCTTCCTGCATAAAATCTCAGTGTAGCCACCTTACAGGAAGGAAGGACCCTCGCAGTGCAACACTGTTTGTCATACCAACGCCTGAACTTGGTTCTGAGGGAGAAGTGGAAGTGAAgttagtttttctcctttccctgccaGAGACTTCTCTCTCATCTTGTCTCCCATCCCCTGTGAAAGAAAATCAGCCTGTTGCAGCCCCTGAAGACAACCTTGAAGGGACGGAGGAGATGCAGGTTTCCCCTCCATCTGAATCTGACATCACGCAGGAgctaaatatggagaacaaatgGCTAACAGCAGCCCCTGAAAACAAAGCT AAAGATAATCAACCAGCTGCAGTGGTTgtctctgagaaaataaaagactga
- the LOC112641007 gene encoding casein kinase II subunit alpha'-interacting protein isoform X2 has translation MVPLAYYDQHFVSLEHSYQLATTNSLTYQYTSEKLNQPDIQPVARAQAHSNQLAAPQVNSKQMVQSCSILPSAKSQDTISQGFYNRALKAPVSQSKHQATPSLDLHQRTSLWPNQRALSSPVIHHKLQTTSSLDLNKTSSSMESSQMNLKSPLPLPKPQTTPSPNFCWTSPSQKSNPKVSGSSSFPTKYQETRSLDILWTSSSLGSNRRILSSTLSQPKSQKASSLDSLWTSLLERNQRSLSSPSLNSTSQINDLLQSSRSLESNQMDLNSLLSDSRTQTAPALNSSSCVLSLPLSHSKPRKSPVAHSVHQTQSLPLFSSKSQTVSLNHDFRTLSSPVCPSKFQNTSSPNDKQRTIDVSPPHSKPNISSQTFSSSKHFIRNIAASKLGSRFQSKNNFDLCAKTEPNKEIPWSLDYIYPCIVKGGTIPDDIVNKIVNSVSKTRIQRDLCRQILFRRMRGRPNPHPGPRLSSNYMVCLACASCIKSQCSHLTGRKDPRSATLFVIPTPELGSEGEVEVKLVFLLSLPETSLSSCLPSPVKENQPVAAPEDNLEGTEEMQVSPPSESDITQELNMENKWLTAAPENKAVKYIGHNFAVLLLSTYWCHLWLSKFTRHTYFYGIHSFLSNNKFPLNFKIH, from the exons ATGGTGCCATTAGCATACTATGATCAACACTTTGTGTCATTAGAACACTCTTACCAACTGGCCACAACCAATTCATTAACATATCAATACACAAGTGAAAAACTAAATCAACCTGATATCCAGCCTGTGGCCAGAGCACAGGCCCATAGTAATCAACTTGCAGCACCTCAAGTGAACTCTAAGCAGATGGTGCAGAGCTGCTCAATATTGCCCTCAGCCAAGTCGCAGGACACAATTTCACAGGGCTTTTATAACAGGGCTCTGAAAGCACCAGTATCACAATCCAAACATCAGGCCACACCTTCACTAGACCTCCATCAGAGAACTTCATTGTGGCCTAATCAGAGAGCCCTGAGCTCACCTGTGATACACCATAAACTTCAGACAACATCTTCGCTTGATCTGAATAAGACATCTTCATCAATGGAGTCCAGTCAGATGAACTTGAAGTCACCATTACCTCTCCCTAAACCTCAGACTACACCTTCACCAAACTTTTGCTGGACATCACCTTCACAGAAGTCTAACCCAAAAGTCTCAGGTTCATCATCATTCCCCACCAAATATCAAGAAACACGTTCCCTAGACATTCTCTGGACTTCATCCTCTTTGGGATCTAATCGAAGAATACTTAGCTCAACATTATCACAACCCAAGTCTCAGAAAGCATCTTCATTGGATAGCCTTTGGACATCTTTATTAGAGCGCAATCAAAGGTCTTTGAGCTCACCATCACTCAACTCTACATCTCAAATAAATGACTTGCTTCAGTCATCACGTTCATTGGAATCCAATCAAATGGATCTGAACTCACTGTTATCTGACTCAAGAACTCAGACAGCACCTGCATTGAATTCTAGTTCCTGTGTTCTGAGTTTGCCATTGTCCCACTCAAAACCAAGGAAGTCACCTGTAGCACATTCAGTCCACCAGACTCAGAGTTTGCCCTTGTTCTCATCCAAATCTCAGACAGTGTCACTTAACCATGACTTCAGGACCTTGAGCTCACCGGTTTGTCCCTCCAAGTTTCAGAACACCTCCTCACCAAATGACAAACAGAGAACCATAGATGTATCTCCACCCCATTCTAAACCAAATATCTCAAGTCAGACATTCTCAAGCTCCAAACACTTTATCAGAAATATAGCTGCTTCAAAACTGGGCTCCAGATTCCAGAGTAAAAACAACTTTGATCTTTGCGCAAAGACAGAACCAAATAAAGAAATTCCATGGAGTTTAGATTATATTTATCCCTGCATTGTGAAAGGTGGCACCATCCCTGAtgatattgtaaataaaattgtcaatTCTGTCTCCAAGACCAGAATCCAGAGGGACCTCTGTAGGCAGATTCTCTTTCGAAGGATGAGGGGAAGGCCAAATCCTCATCCTGGTCCCCGCCTTTCATCAAATTATATGGTTTGTTTAGCTTGTGCTTCCTGCATAAAATCTCAGTGTAGCCACCTTACAGGAAGGAAGGACCCTCGCAGTGCAACACTGTTTGTCATACCAACGCCTGAACTTGGTTCTGAGGGAGAAGTGGAAGTGAAgttagtttttctcctttccctgccaGAGACTTCTCTCTCATCTTGTCTCCCATCCCCTGTGAAAGAAAATCAGCCTGTTGCAGCCCCTGAAGACAACCTTGAAGGGACGGAGGAGATGCAGGTTTCCCCTCCATCTGAATCTGACATCACGCAGGAgctaaatatggagaacaaatgGCTAACAGCAGCCCCTGAAAACAAAGCT GTGAAATATATAGGACACAATTTTGCTGTTCTACTCCTGTCCACTTACTGGTGTCATTTGTGGCTAAGCAAGTTCACAAGACATACATATTTCTATGGGATACATAGTTTTTTAAGTAACAATAAAtttccattaaattttaaaatccattaa
- the LOC112641007 gene encoding casein kinase II subunit alpha'-interacting protein isoform X3, which produces MVPLAYYDQHFVSLEHSYQLATTNSLTYQYTSEKLNQPDIQPVARAQAHSNQLAAPQVNSKQMVQSCSILPSAKSQDTISQGFYNRALKAPVSQSKHQATPSLDLHQRTSLWPNQRALSSPVIHHKLQTTSSLDLNKTSSSMESSQMNLKSPLPLPKPQTTPSPNFCWTSPSQKSNPKVSGSSSFPTKYQETRSLDILWTSSSLGSNRRILSSTLSQPKSQKASSLDSLWTSLLERNQRSLSSPSLNSTSQINDLLQSSRSLESNQMDLNSLLSDSRTQTAPALNSSSCVLSLPLSHSKPRKSPVAHSVHQTQSLPLFSSKSQTVSLNHDFRTLSSPVCPSKFQNTSSPNDKQRTIDVSPPHSKPNISSQTFSSSKHFIRNIAASKLGSRFQSKNNFDLCAKTEPNKEIPWSLDYIYPCIVKGGTIPDDIVNKIVNSVSKTRIQRDLCRQILFRRMRGRPNPHPGPRLSSNYMVCLACASCIKSQCSHLTGRKDPRSATLFVIPTPELGSEGEVEVKLVFLLSLPETSLSSCLPSPVKENQPVAAPEDNLEGTEEMQVSPPSESDITQELNMENKWLTAAPENKAEQTALHCIYNKCAQILAQAKFSFTHKELNE; this is translated from the coding sequence ATGGTGCCATTAGCATACTATGATCAACACTTTGTGTCATTAGAACACTCTTACCAACTGGCCACAACCAATTCATTAACATATCAATACACAAGTGAAAAACTAAATCAACCTGATATCCAGCCTGTGGCCAGAGCACAGGCCCATAGTAATCAACTTGCAGCACCTCAAGTGAACTCTAAGCAGATGGTGCAGAGCTGCTCAATATTGCCCTCAGCCAAGTCGCAGGACACAATTTCACAGGGCTTTTATAACAGGGCTCTGAAAGCACCAGTATCACAATCCAAACATCAGGCCACACCTTCACTAGACCTCCATCAGAGAACTTCATTGTGGCCTAATCAGAGAGCCCTGAGCTCACCTGTGATACACCATAAACTTCAGACAACATCTTCGCTTGATCTGAATAAGACATCTTCATCAATGGAGTCCAGTCAGATGAACTTGAAGTCACCATTACCTCTCCCTAAACCTCAGACTACACCTTCACCAAACTTTTGCTGGACATCACCTTCACAGAAGTCTAACCCAAAAGTCTCAGGTTCATCATCATTCCCCACCAAATATCAAGAAACACGTTCCCTAGACATTCTCTGGACTTCATCCTCTTTGGGATCTAATCGAAGAATACTTAGCTCAACATTATCACAACCCAAGTCTCAGAAAGCATCTTCATTGGATAGCCTTTGGACATCTTTATTAGAGCGCAATCAAAGGTCTTTGAGCTCACCATCACTCAACTCTACATCTCAAATAAATGACTTGCTTCAGTCATCACGTTCATTGGAATCCAATCAAATGGATCTGAACTCACTGTTATCTGACTCAAGAACTCAGACAGCACCTGCATTGAATTCTAGTTCCTGTGTTCTGAGTTTGCCATTGTCCCACTCAAAACCAAGGAAGTCACCTGTAGCACATTCAGTCCACCAGACTCAGAGTTTGCCCTTGTTCTCATCCAAATCTCAGACAGTGTCACTTAACCATGACTTCAGGACCTTGAGCTCACCGGTTTGTCCCTCCAAGTTTCAGAACACCTCCTCACCAAATGACAAACAGAGAACCATAGATGTATCTCCACCCCATTCTAAACCAAATATCTCAAGTCAGACATTCTCAAGCTCCAAACACTTTATCAGAAATATAGCTGCTTCAAAACTGGGCTCCAGATTCCAGAGTAAAAACAACTTTGATCTTTGCGCAAAGACAGAACCAAATAAAGAAATTCCATGGAGTTTAGATTATATTTATCCCTGCATTGTGAAAGGTGGCACCATCCCTGAtgatattgtaaataaaattgtcaatTCTGTCTCCAAGACCAGAATCCAGAGGGACCTCTGTAGGCAGATTCTCTTTCGAAGGATGAGGGGAAGGCCAAATCCTCATCCTGGTCCCCGCCTTTCATCAAATTATATGGTTTGTTTAGCTTGTGCTTCCTGCATAAAATCTCAGTGTAGCCACCTTACAGGAAGGAAGGACCCTCGCAGTGCAACACTGTTTGTCATACCAACGCCTGAACTTGGTTCTGAGGGAGAAGTGGAAGTGAAgttagtttttctcctttccctgccaGAGACTTCTCTCTCATCTTGTCTCCCATCCCCTGTGAAAGAAAATCAGCCTGTTGCAGCCCCTGAAGACAACCTTGAAGGGACGGAGGAGATGCAGGTTTCCCCTCCATCTGAATCTGACATCACGCAGGAgctaaatatggagaacaaatgGCTAACAGCAGCCCCTGAAAACAAAGCT